TAGCCGCCGGATTGGAGCACCACCAAGCTATCACGATGGCGAGCAGGCTGCCGTGCCTGCTCATATCCCCCTTCCGAAAGTGACTTGTTTCGTGCTAATGGATTTAAGCCGCAGACTTCTGCGGTTTTTTCGTGTTTATATGCTGCCCCGGAGGAAGGTTCGTGCCGTCAACATTTCTGGCAATCGGTGAGTGCATGGTGGAAATGGCGCCGACCGGTGAGGGAACTTTCGCAAAGGGTTTTGCCGGAGATACGTTGAACACCGCCTGGTATGTGCGCAAATCCTTGAGCCAGGACTGGGCCGTTTCCTATCTCACCGCGGTTGGCAATGATCAGATCTCCGAAGAAATGATTGCGTTTCTTGATGGGGCGGGGCTTGCAACCGATCACATTCAGCGGCTGAATGACCGCACCATCGGTCTCTACTTGATCCAGCTGAAGGAAGGCGAGCGCAGCTTTGCCTACTGGCGGTCGCAGTCTGCCGCCCGATGTCTTGCAGATGATGCTGTTGCTCTGTCGACGGCGATGGATACGGCAGGGCTGATCTATTTCAGCGGTATTACGCTCGGCATCCTTTCACCGGAAGGCCGCCAGACATTCCTATCGTCACTTGCAGCCGCACGCCAAAAAGGGGCCAGGGCTGCCTTCGATCCCAATCTCCGGTCGCGTCTTTGGGAAGATGCGCAGACCATGCGGGATTGCGTTACCGAGGCAGCGGGCCTGTGTGATTTTGTGATGCCGTCCTTTGAGGACGAGGAAGCACATTTTGGCGACAAGATCCCATCCGAGAGCGCGGATCGCTATCTTGCGGCCGGTGCAAAAATGATAGTCGTCAAGAATGGGCCACAAGAGGTGATCGTTGCGTCGGAAAACGACCGTAGATCGTTCAGGCCGGACCCGGTCCGCAATGTGGTCGACACAACCGCCGCCGGCGACAGTTTCAATGCCGCCTTTCTTGCTGAATATCTCGTATCGGGTGATGTTGACGCAAGCGTGGCGGCGGGTGCTCGTCTCGCCGGAACTGTTATCCAGCATCGGGGTGCATTGTTGGAATGTCGCGAACTCGCCTGACGAGAGAAATTTTAAAAATTGCAAGCAATCCACAGTCATAACCCTGCGATGAATGCTGTCATAAATACGTATTCATTGATAATTTTATCATGTTAAGTATTTAAAGTTTTATTTGTAAATCTACCTTAGCGTCAACTGTCGAATCATCTTGTGTGTTTTTGGGGGTGTGATGCTGTCTGGACTGAAACTTTCGAAGAAAATTCCAGCTCTAGTGGTCGGGTGCGCTGCAGCGGTCGGTATTGGCATTGGGGTCTCCAGTTATTTGACGTCGAGTGCAGCCGTACAGGAGCTTACTGAAGCTCGTTTGTCAGCAGCGGCGCAGGTCGGTGCAGATGAGACGCTGAATTACCTTCAAACCATCGAACGGCAACTCAACCTGATTGCTGAAAACCCTGGAACTGTTTCGGCGGTTCAAGACTTTTCAACCGCTTGGCAAGAAATGGCCGATTCCGGCATTGATATGAAATCCGAGCTGCAGCGGGCATACATTACGGAAAATCCGCACCCCACGGGGGAGAAGGATAAGCTCTACGATGCCAAAACAGGCAGCCTGTACGATGTAATACACGCAAAGTACCATCCTTGGTTTCACGAGCTGCAACAGGATGAGGGGTACTACGATGTTTTTCTGTTCGACGCTGATGGCAACCTGATCTATTCGGTTTTTAAGGAATTGGATTACGCGACCAACTTTCAGTCTGGTGGCGGGGAATGGGCGTCGTCCGATCTGGGAGAGGTGTTCCGGAAAGCAATGCAAATCACGGAGCATCACGTCGTTGCCTTTGAGGACTTCGCGCCTTATGGGCCGAGCTATGATGCGCCAGCCAGCTTCATGGCCTATCCAGTGAAGGCAGATGGTGAGGCAATCGGAGTACTCGCTTTCCAAATGCCGATCGACAAGATTAATGAGTTGATGCGCCACAACCTAGGGCTCGGCGAGACCGGTGAGCTAGCTTTGATCGGCGAAGATCGATTGATGCGCAATGACACAGAATATACCCCGGATCAGAACGATATTCTTGCAACTCGGTTGGAAAGCCCGATCATCGAAGAGGCGTTCGTAAACGGACAGGCATTTGGGTACGATTCCCTCCATCGCGGAGAACGGCTCGACATTGAAGCCATGCGCTTCGAGTATCAGGGGCAATCCTTTGCCATCGTCGCCATGCAAGCCTACTCCGAAGCTTATGAGCCGGTTATTGCAATGCGCAATAGAATGCTGTTGTTGGGGGTGGTTCTGCTCG
This window of the Roseibium alexandrii DFL-11 genome carries:
- a CDS encoding sugar kinase — translated: MPSTFLAIGECMVEMAPTGEGTFAKGFAGDTLNTAWYVRKSLSQDWAVSYLTAVGNDQISEEMIAFLDGAGLATDHIQRLNDRTIGLYLIQLKEGERSFAYWRSQSAARCLADDAVALSTAMDTAGLIYFSGITLGILSPEGRQTFLSSLAAARQKGARAAFDPNLRSRLWEDAQTMRDCVTEAAGLCDFVMPSFEDEEAHFGDKIPSESADRYLAAGAKMIVVKNGPQEVIVASENDRRSFRPDPVRNVVDTTAAGDSFNAAFLAEYLVSGDVDASVAAGARLAGTVIQHRGALLECRELA